The genomic region TCGTGCGCCGCGCCGAGGCCCGGGTTGCCGAACGGCTCGGCCGGATCCTGGCCGAGTGCCGGCCCGCGCCCGCGCCCGCGGGGGCGTGAGGCGGCGGGAGCGCTGCCGCCGTGGCGCCCTGGTCGCCGGCCGACTGGGACATCTTCCTGCGTCTGTTCACCGTCGTCTTCGCGCCCTTCTTCGGCAGCTTTCTCGCGCTTTTCGTGCACCGCTGGCCGCAGGGCCTGCCGGTGGTGCGCGGACGCTCGCGCTGCGAGGCCTGCGGCGCCGTGCCGGGGTGGCACGACCTCGTGCCCGTTCTGTCCTGGCTGCTTCTTCGCGGCCGCTGCCGGCGCTGCGGCGCCGCGATCGGATTCGCGCCGCTCGCCCTCGAGCTCGTGATGCTGGCCGCCGGCCTGTCCCTTGCACTCTCATCCCTTCCCGGATCCCGCGCGCTGCTGCTGCTTCTCGCCGGCGGGTCGATGCTGGCGATCGCCGTGATCGATGCGCGCCATCTTCTGATCCCGCGCAGTCTCGCGCTCGCCGTTCTCGCGCTCGGGGTTCTGGACGGCGCGCTCCACCCGGCCCCGGCGGATGCCGCGACCGGAATGCCCTGGGCGCGCCTGCTGGGTGTTGCGGCCGGCTTTGCGGGCATGGAGGCCATCCGCCACGCCTACCGCCGGCTGCGCGGGCGCGAGGGGCTGGGTGCGGGCGACTCCTGGCTGATGGCCGCGATCGGCGCCTGGACGGGGGCGCGCGCGCTCGGGCTCGTGCTGCTGTTCGCGGCGCTGGCGGCACTCGTGCTCACCGGTCTCGAGGCGGCGCGGCGCGGCCGGCTGCCGGAAGCCGGCGACCGGCTCGCCTTCGGGCCCTTCCTCGCCGCCGCCGGCGTGGCGGTGGTCGCCCTGCGGCTCGTGATGCGCGGCGGCCTTTGAGGCGGCGTTTTCCACAGGCTGCGCCGCCGCCGCGCGCGGCCCTCCCTCCCCGCCCGGAACATGCCGCCCGCGCCCGGGATCGCGCGCCGGCGCAACCGGTTCATCCACAGGCCGTCCACAGCTTGCCCCCGCCGTGATCAACATGTTGTGGGCGACCACCTTGGGCCTACGCGATATTGACGGGCCTGCCGGCTTCGGCCTAGCATCGGCCGCTGCGGCCGCGGGCGGATACCCCCGGCTTGAAGTTCGTGTTTCGTTCCATATGATCGGGGCGACGGGCCCTCCCGGCGGGTGCGGGCGCGGGAGGGGGCGGACGAGGGAAAGCGGACGATGTTCGAGGCACCACCGGCCGGCATGAGCGGGGAGGACGGCAGCGGGCGGCTGCTGAAGGCGGCGCCGCTGCAGGTCGCGCGGCATCCCGCGGTCGAGGTGGATCCGGCGCGCGATGCACTGCTGACCGCCTTCGGCAAGGCGACCCTGAGGGACCGCTATCTGCTGCCCGGCGAATCCTATCAGGATCTGTTCGCGCGGGTCGCCAGCTGCTATGCCGACGATGCCGCCCATGCGCGCCGGCTCTACGACTACATCTCGAAGCTCTGGTTCATGCCGGCGACCCCGGTGCTCTCCAACGGCGGCACGAACCGGGGGCTGCCGATCTCCTGCTTCCTGAACGAGGCGGAAGACAGCCTCGAGTCCATCATCGCGCTGTGGACGGAGAATGCCTGGCTTGCGGCCAAGGGCGGCGGCATCGGCTCCTACTGGGGCAATCTGCGCTCGATCGGCGAGACGGTGGGCGGCATCGGCAAGACGAGCGGCATCATCCCCTTCATCCGCGTGATGGATTCGCTGACGCTGGCGATCAGCCAGGGTTCGCTGCGGCGCGGGTCTGCGGCCGTGTATCTGCCGGTCTCGCATCCCGAGATCGAGGAGTTCATCGAGATCCGGCGCCCCACCGGCGGCGATCCCAACCGCAAGGCGCTCAATCTCCACCACGGCGTGCTGATCCCGGACGCCTTCATGCGCGCGGTCGAGCGCGACGAGGACTGGCCGCTCACAAGCCCGAAGGACGGGCATGTGGTGCGCACGGTCAGGGCGCGCGAGATCTGGATCCGGCTGCTTACCGCCCGCATCGAGACCGGCGAGCCCTATCTCGTCTTCTCGGACACCGTGAACCGCGCGATCCCCGAGCACCACAAGCTGGCGGGGCTCACCGTCAAGACCTCCAACCTGTGCTCCGAGATCACGCTGCCTACAGGTATCGACCATCTGGGCCGCAAGCGCACGGCGGTGTGCTGTCTGAGCTCCCTCAATCTCGAAAAATGGGACGACTGGCACGCCGACGACCAGTTCATCCCCGACGTCATGCGTTTTCTCGACAATGTGCTCGAAGACTACATCACCCGCGCGCAGGACATCCCGGGCCATCAGAATGCCCGCTATTCGGCGATGCGCGAGCGTTCGGTGGGGCTGGGTGCCATGGGTTTCCACTCCTTCCTGCAGAAGAAGCGGATCCCCTTCGAATCGGCGCTGGCCAAGGCCTGGAATCTGAAGATCTTCCGCCACATCAAGGCGGAGGTGGACCGCGCCTCGCGCCAGCTCGCCGAAGAACGCGGGCCCTGCCCGGATGCGGCCGACTACGGCATCATGGAGCGCTTCTCGAACAAGACGGCGATCGCGCCGACGGCCTCGATCTCCATCATCTGCGGCGGCACCTCGCCCGGGATCGAGCCGATCGCGGGCAACGCCTATCTCCACAAGACGCTCTCCGGCAGCTTTCCGGTGCGCAACCGCCAGCTCGAGGCGCTGCTGGAGGAGAAGGGCCGCAATGACGAGGAGGTGTGGGCGGAGATCATGACGGCCGAGGGCTCCGTGCAGCATCTCGATTTCCTGAGCGAGGACGAGAAGGCCGTCTTCCGCACCGCCTTCGAGATCGACCAGCGCTGGGTGATCGAGCTTGCGGCCGACCGCGCCCCGCTCATCGACCAGGCGCAGTCGGTGAACATCTTCCTGCCGGCGAACGTCCACAAGCGCGATCTCCACCGGCTGCATTTCGAGGCCTGGAAGAAGGGGCTCAAGAGCCTCTACTACTGCCGCTCGAAATCCATCCAGCGCGCCGAGGTGGTGCGCCGGCGGACGGCGGAACCGGCCGCCGCCACGCCCGCGCACGGGTCCACCGACTACGAGGAATGCCTCGCCTGTCAGTGACGGTCCCAGGGGCGCTGCCCGCGCAGCGTGCTCGCCTCGCCGACCGGGCTCGGTGGCAACGCGCCTTTCCATCGCGCCACTCCCCGGCTTGACCGGCGAACCCTGCCGGGCATCACTCTTCGGTCATCAGCCGTCAGGGGCGGACGGCAAGCCGAAGGGCGCCTCCCTTTCGCGTCATTCGCCGGCTTGACCGGCGAACCCAGCCGGCGGTGGCACCCTCCCCGGCGCGGGCGATCGGCCCCGCTGCCCGCTGGCCCAGCCGGTCAAGCCGGCGGGTGACGAGGAAAGGGGCGAACCCGCCGACCAACTCGGCGGGTGGCGAGAGGAAGTAGGCACCGGCGGTCAAGCCGACGGGTGACGAGGGAGGGTGCGCACCGGCAGTGACGACCCCCCTTCCGCGTCGTTCGCCGGCTTGACCGGCGAACCCAGGAGGCGGTGATGACAGCCCCGGCGCCCGTCGTTGGCCCCGCGGCCGGCTGGCCCCGCCGGTCAAGCCGGCGGGTGACGAAGAGAGAGAGCGACAGCGGGTGACGCTCTCCTTTCTGGTCATTCGCCGCGAAGGCGGCGAATCCAGCCGCCGTGCGAGACGGAAACCCACGCAGGGGCTCGTTCCACCGCCCGCTGGACCCGCCGGTCAGGCCGGCGGGTGACGAAGAGAGAGCGACAGCGGGTGACGCTCTCCTTTCTGGTCATTCGCCGCGAAGGCGGCGAATCCAGCCGCCGTGCGAGACGGAAGCCCACGCAGGGGCTCGTTCCACCGCCCGCTGGACCCGCCGGTCAGGCCGGCGGGTGACGATTTTGCGGGTCGGCGGGTGAGGCCTCGAGACGAAGGGCAGGGGACGATCGAGATTACGGGCGCGTGATGATCGTGAGGCCGGGGGGCGGGCGCGGGCGGACGCGGATTCGCCGGGCTCCCCCCCCTCAGCTTTGCTCCGGGATGGAGCCCTGGCGCGGCAGTCGATGGGACGTGGTCCTCGCCCCCGCGCGCGAACCGGCAGATGAACGGCTGCCGGCGAGCCGCCGGCGCGCGGCCTCGGCCAGCCAGCCGGACCGACTCATGCCGGCGGCGGCCGCCGCCTCGTCCACCGCCTCGAGCAGATGCGCATCCATGGTGATCTGGATCCGCCGGGCACGGCCCGGCAGCCGCACCGGTACCAGCGCAACGGAGAGAAATCCCGGCTGCGCGCGCGCACCGACCGCGACCATCTCAAGCGGCGATGGCCGGGGCGGCCGGCGCCCCGCGCCGAGCAGCTCGTCCACGTAGAGCTGTGCGGCCTCCCGCGCCGCCGCCAGCGCCTCGTCCGCCGTCCCACCCGCGCTCACGCAGCCCGGAAGATCCGGAAACACGACGCCGACGGCGCTGTCCGGATCCTTCAGCAGAATGCAGGGATAGTGCTCGAGCATGCGGCTTTCCACCTCTTCGATTGCAGTTCCACCCGCTCCTGCCACGACCGCTCAACGCAAGCGCAGTCCCGTCTGACGCTCCAGCGCGCGCACGAGGCCCGTCGGCAGATCACGGCGCGGATGCGGCACGACGACCGGAAAAGGGTGGGCCGGATCGCGGAACACGTGATGGCTGCCCTTCACGCGCACGAGGCGCCAGCCTGCCCGCTGGAGCGCCACGATGATCTCCCGGCTGTACACCGGCCTTCCCCCCGGCTCGCCCCTCACGGCCGCATGATATACACACATTATGCATATCAGTTGGGCAAATCAAGAGAAGGCGGCTGTCACCATCGCCTTCGCGCGGTGATGACAGTCCCGGGCCGCCGATGTAAGCTGGCTGACGGAACCGATCTTTTGCGGACGGGAGAAGACGGCCCCATGCCCCTGCTTGAGGAGCGGATCGCCTACAAGCCCTTCGAGTACCCCTGGGCCTATGAGGCCTGGCTGACCCAGCAGCGCATCCACTGGCTGCCCGAGGAGGTGCCGCTGGCCGACGACGTCCGCGACTGGCGGCGCACGCTGACCGATGCCGAACGCAATCTCCTCACCCAGATCTTCCGCTTCTTCACCCAGTCCGACATCGAGGTGAACAACTGCTACATGAAGCACTACGCCCGCGTCTTCAAACCCACCGAGGTGCAGATGATGCTGGCGGCCTTTTCGAACATGGAAACGGTGCATATCGCCGCCTACTCGCATCTGCTCGATACCATCGGCATGCCGGAGACCGAGTATTCGGCCTTCCTCGAATACGCCGAGATGCGCGCGAAATACGACTACATGCAGCGTTTCGGAACCGGAACGAAGGCGGACATCGCCACCACGCTCGCCGTCTTCGGCGCCTTCACCGAAGGCCTGCAGCTGTTCGCGAGCTTCGCGATGCTGCTCAACTTCCCGCGCTTCAACAAGATGAAGGGGATGGGCCAGATCATCTCCTGGTCGGTGCGCGACGAGACGCTGCACTGCCAGTCGATCATCCGGCTGTTCCGCACCTTCATCGGCGAATACCCCGAGGTCTGGACCGACGAGCTGCGCCGGCGCATCCGCGAGGCCTGCACCACCATCGTCGGGCTCGAGGACGCCTTCATCGATCTCGCCTTCGGGCTGGGGCCCGTGGAGGGGCTCACGGCCGCGGACGTCAAGCGCTACATCCGCTACATCGCGGACCGCAGGCTCACCCAGCTCGGGCTCGAGCCCGCCTACGGCATCGACCGCAATCCCCTGCCCTGGCTGGACGCCATGCTGAACGCGCTGGAACACACGAACTTCTTCGAAAACCGCGCGACCGAATATTCCCGCGCCGCAACCCGGGGAACCTGGGAGGAGGCCTTCGCGGATTAGCGCCGCGACGACGGGGGAGGAGGACGGCCGATGTCCGGAACGCGACGGAGCGGCGGCCCGCATCCGCATGCGGGTCTGAGCCGCCGGGAGCTGCTGGCGGCAGGGGCCGGGCTGGGGCTTGCGGCCCTTGCCGGCTGCGGACGCGGCGGCGATGGGGCCGGGTCCGGCCGGCGGGGGGATTCTTCCGCATCGGATACGGACAGGGCGCATGAAGCGGCGCTGCCGCCGCCGATCGGCCGCGGCGAGCACGAGGACCGCATCCGCCGCCTGCAGCGGGCGATGGCGGCCGCCGGCGTCGACGCCTTCTTCGCGGAGCCGGGCGCCAATCTCCTCTATCTCACCGGCATCGCCTGGGGCCGCTCGGAGCGGGTGCATGGGGTGCTGATCCTGCGCGATGGTCCGCCGCATTACGTCTCGCCGGCCTTCGAGGTCCCGCGGCTTGAGGAACGCATCGTCGTGCCGGGCCCGATCCACGCCTGGGAGGAGGACGAATCGCCCTTCGCCGCCGTCTGGCGGGCGGTGCCGCGCCCGGCGGCCGGCCGCCCCGCGCGGCTTGCGCTTGCGGGCGATGTGCGCCTGTTCATCGCGACGGGCCTGCGCAGGGCGGAGCCGGATGCGCAGGTCAGCGACGGCACGGCGCTCATCGCGCCCTTGCGCATGCGCAAGTCGCCGGCCGAGATCGCGCTCATGCAGGCGGCCTTTGCCATCACCTTTGCCGCCATGCGCGCCGCCGCCGGGCGGCTCGAGGCCGGGATGACGCCCGCCGATGTCGCCGCCATCATCGATGCCGAGACCCGCGCGCGGGGAGCGCGGCCCGTCTTCTCCCTCGTGCAGATCGGCGAGGCGAGCGCCTATCCCCACGGCTCCTCCATGCCGCAGGTGCTGCATGAGGGCGACGTGGTGCTGTTCGACTGCGGCGCCAGCGTCCACGGCTACCAGTCCGACATCTCGCGCACATTCGTCTTCGGCGAGCCGACGGCCGAACACCGCCGCGTGTGGGAGGACGCCCGGCGTGCGCAGGAAATCGCCTTTAAGGCGGCCCGCCCCGGCACGCCCTGCGCCGAGGTCGACCGCGCCGCCCGCAGCTTCCTCGAATCCCGCGGCTACGGGCCCGGCTACCGCACACCCGGCCTGCCGCACCGCACCGGCCACGGCATCGGGCTGGAAGGTCATGAGCCGCCCTATTTCGTGGGCTCGGACCCCACACCGCTCGATGCCGGCATGTGCCTGTCGGACGAGCCGGGCATCTACATTCCCGGCCGCTTCGGCATCCGCCTCGAAGACTGCCTCTACATGACGGCCGAGGGGCCGCACTGGTTCACCGAGCCGGCGCGCGAGATCACCGCCCCCTTCGGCTGAGGCCGGCGGCATTCACATGACGCTCACGCAATTGTGATCGCCCGCCGGCCGGGCCGACGCTTTCCCTCGCCCGGCCCCTCGGGTAGGTTGCGCGGGAGGAGACCCCTGCCCCGCATGCGGAGGCGGCGGGGCATGGTTGGTCGTGCGTGGCACCACCCCCGGGTGGGAGAAGTCTGGAGAGTCCGGCGATGACGGCTGATGGAGGCTTCACGACGGCGCGTGCGGCGGATGGCGCGCCGGCGCAATCCCGGCGCGAGATCGTCCAGCGCTATTACGGCGAGACGCTGAAGACCAGCGCGGATCTCAAGACGAGCGCCTGCTGCCCGGCCGATGCCATCCCGGCCCATGTGCGGGCGCTTCTCGCCAATGTCCACGAGGAGGTCCAGGCCCGCTTCTACGGCTGCGGCTCGCCGATCCCGCCGCTCGTCGACGGCTGCACGGTGCTCGATCTCGGCTGCGGCACCGGGCGCGATTCCTTCCTGCTCTCGCAGCTGGTGGGCGCGCAAGGCCGGGTCATCGGCATCGACATGACGGATGCCCAGCTTCAGGTCGCCAACCACTATGTCGCCTGGCACATGGACCGCTTCGGCTACCGCACGCCGAACGTCCGCTTCGTCAAGGGCGTGATCGAGGATCTCGCCGCCGCCGGCATCGCCGACGAGAGCGTCGACGTCGTCGTCTCCAACTGCGTGATCAATCTCTCCGCCGACAAGAGGGC from Rhodothalassiaceae bacterium harbors:
- a CDS encoding ribonucleoside-diphosphate reductase; its protein translation is MFEAPPAGMSGEDGSGRLLKAAPLQVARHPAVEVDPARDALLTAFGKATLRDRYLLPGESYQDLFARVASCYADDAAHARRLYDYISKLWFMPATPVLSNGGTNRGLPISCFLNEAEDSLESIIALWTENAWLAAKGGGIGSYWGNLRSIGETVGGIGKTSGIIPFIRVMDSLTLAISQGSLRRGSAAVYLPVSHPEIEEFIEIRRPTGGDPNRKALNLHHGVLIPDAFMRAVERDEDWPLTSPKDGHVVRTVRAREIWIRLLTARIETGEPYLVFSDTVNRAIPEHHKLAGLTVKTSNLCSEITLPTGIDHLGRKRTAVCCLSSLNLEKWDDWHADDQFIPDVMRFLDNVLEDYITRAQDIPGHQNARYSAMRERSVGLGAMGFHSFLQKKRIPFESALAKAWNLKIFRHIKAEVDRASRQLAEERGPCPDAADYGIMERFSNKTAIAPTASISIICGGTSPGIEPIAGNAYLHKTLSGSFPVRNRQLEALLEEKGRNDEEVWAEIMTAEGSVQHLDFLSEDEKAVFRTAFEIDQRWVIELAADRAPLIDQAQSVNIFLPANVHKRDLHRLHFEAWKKGLKSLYYCRSKSIQRAEVVRRRTAEPAAATPAHGSTDYEECLACQ
- a CDS encoding addiction module toxin, HicA family protein, with the protein product MYSREIIVALQRAGWRLVRVKGSHHVFRDPAHPFPVVVPHPRRDLPTGLVRALERQTGLRLR
- a CDS encoding ribonucleoside-diphosphate reductase subunit beta, which gives rise to MPLLEERIAYKPFEYPWAYEAWLTQQRIHWLPEEVPLADDVRDWRRTLTDAERNLLTQIFRFFTQSDIEVNNCYMKHYARVFKPTEVQMMLAAFSNMETVHIAAYSHLLDTIGMPETEYSAFLEYAEMRAKYDYMQRFGTGTKADIATTLAVFGAFTEGLQLFASFAMLLNFPRFNKMKGMGQIISWSVRDETLHCQSIIRLFRTFIGEYPEVWTDELRRRIREACTTIVGLEDAFIDLAFGLGPVEGLTAADVKRYIRYIADRRLTQLGLEPAYGIDRNPLPWLDAMLNALEHTNFFENRATEYSRAATRGTWEEAFAD
- a CDS encoding metallopeptidase; this translates as MSGTRRSGGPHPHAGLSRRELLAAGAGLGLAALAGCGRGGDGAGSGRRGDSSASDTDRAHEAALPPPIGRGEHEDRIRRLQRAMAAAGVDAFFAEPGANLLYLTGIAWGRSERVHGVLILRDGPPHYVSPAFEVPRLEERIVVPGPIHAWEEDESPFAAVWRAVPRPAAGRPARLALAGDVRLFIATGLRRAEPDAQVSDGTALIAPLRMRKSPAEIALMQAAFAITFAAMRAAAGRLEAGMTPADVAAIIDAETRARGARPVFSLVQIGEASAYPHGSSMPQVLHEGDVVLFDCGASVHGYQSDISRTFVFGEPTAEHRRVWEDARRAQEIAFKAARPGTPCAEVDRAARSFLESRGYGPGYRTPGLPHRTGHGIGLEGHEPPYFVGSDPTPLDAGMCLSDEPGIYIPGRFGIRLEDCLYMTAEGPHWFTEPAREITAPFG